The following proteins come from a genomic window of Geomonas sp. RF6:
- the mnmH gene encoding tRNA 2-selenouridine(34) synthase MnmH, whose protein sequence is MPPTIEFDETLLDTHLVVDVRTPLEYAEDHLPGAINVPLLSNEERVEIGTLYKQTGPHAARIRGLELTAHRFPQIVGEIASQGAGRPILVYCWRGGLRSKTVASILQLTGHNARQLIGGYKAFRNRVAELFEPFNPPMPLVVLHGMTGTGKTTFLLQLKEKGFSVIDLEGLACHRGSAFGQLGLVQDLTQKRFETLLWDALRKAPKGEPLIVEGESQRIGRVSLPGNFYETMQQGIKVWCHASSETRVARLMEEYGLPEYRQEMADALERIRKKLGGVHYEELAGNLERWEMAPFMKGLIDNYYDKVYYKTRTWTEDHRLSLEDYDLAAVELNDFLRKAIPA, encoded by the coding sequence GTGCCCCCTACCATAGAATTCGACGAAACCCTCCTCGACACCCATCTGGTAGTCGATGTGCGGACCCCGCTGGAGTACGCAGAAGATCACCTCCCCGGTGCCATCAACGTCCCCCTTCTGAGCAACGAGGAAAGGGTGGAGATCGGCACCCTTTACAAGCAGACTGGGCCGCACGCCGCGCGGATCCGGGGGCTCGAGCTCACCGCCCACCGTTTCCCGCAGATCGTCGGCGAGATCGCCTCGCAGGGAGCAGGAAGACCGATCCTCGTCTACTGCTGGCGGGGGGGGCTGCGCAGCAAGACGGTGGCCTCCATACTGCAGCTCACCGGCCACAACGCGCGACAGCTCATCGGCGGGTACAAGGCGTTCAGAAACCGCGTAGCGGAACTCTTCGAGCCGTTCAACCCGCCGATGCCGCTAGTGGTGCTGCACGGGATGACCGGCACGGGAAAGACGACCTTCCTCCTGCAGCTCAAGGAGAAGGGATTCTCCGTCATCGACCTCGAAGGGCTCGCCTGCCATCGCGGCTCCGCCTTCGGGCAGCTGGGACTTGTCCAGGACCTCACCCAGAAGCGCTTCGAGACCCTCCTGTGGGACGCGCTCCGAAAGGCGCCGAAGGGAGAGCCCCTCATCGTGGAGGGGGAAAGCCAGCGCATCGGCAGGGTATCACTGCCGGGGAATTTCTACGAAACGATGCAGCAGGGGATCAAGGTCTGGTGCCACGCATCCTCCGAGACGAGGGTGGCCCGGCTCATGGAGGAATACGGGCTGCCGGAGTACCGCCAGGAGATGGCGGACGCGCTGGAGCGGATCAGGAAGAAGCTCGGCGGGGTGCACTACGAGGAACTCGCGGGGAATCTGGAGCGCTGGGAGATGGCGCCTTTCATGAAGGGGCTGATCGACAACTACTACGACAAGGTCTATTACAAGACGAGAACCTGGACAGAAGACCACCGTCTCTCTCTGGAGGACTACGATCTGGCGGCGGTGGAACTGAACGATTTTCTGCGAAAGGCGATCCCGGCGTAA